The Sphingobacterium bambusae genome includes a window with the following:
- a CDS encoding glycoside hydrolase family 125 protein, whose translation MKRRTFLKTAGALGAGAMASQFSFAAPYNTFPTVRVAADKRHFSSKVIEASIAEFQKKVKNQELGWLFNNCFPNTLDTTVYDESTASKKLTYVITGDIDAMWLRDSSAQVWPYLQFMKKDRKLQDLILGLINKQAQCINIDPYANAFYNDPTKKGEWFSDHTDMKPGIHERKWEIDSLCYPIRLAYHYWKETNDNSPFDDEWVKAQENIYKTFVEQQRKGSPGPYKFERTTARGSDTLQVDGLGYPVNPVGLICSAFRPSDDSSIFMFLIPSNLFAITSLRQSAEILRKVKNNSELAGKMEALAQEVETAVNRYGIIDHPEHGRVYAFEVDGYGSYLMMDDANVPSLLALPYLGAVDVNDEVYQRTRKFVLSEKNPFFFKGTAAEGIGGPHIGRDMIWPMAIIMRAFTSTDDNEIRTCIETLRKTHGDTGFMHESFHKDDPKKYTRHWFAWTNTLFGELLWKTYKEKPSLLS comes from the coding sequence ATGAAACGTAGAACCTTTCTGAAAACTGCGGGAGCCCTAGGAGCTGGCGCAATGGCAAGCCAATTTTCGTTTGCAGCTCCCTATAATACTTTTCCAACTGTGCGCGTTGCCGCGGATAAAAGACATTTTTCCAGCAAAGTAATTGAAGCAAGCATCGCCGAATTCCAAAAGAAAGTCAAAAATCAGGAATTAGGATGGCTTTTTAACAATTGCTTTCCCAACACATTAGACACCACCGTATATGACGAATCCACAGCATCAAAAAAATTAACTTATGTGATTACGGGAGACATTGATGCGATGTGGTTACGAGACAGCAGCGCACAGGTATGGCCCTATCTTCAATTCATGAAGAAAGATCGTAAATTACAGGATCTGATCTTAGGTTTGATCAACAAACAAGCACAATGCATCAACATCGATCCATACGCCAACGCTTTTTATAACGACCCTACAAAAAAGGGCGAATGGTTCTCGGATCATACGGACATGAAGCCTGGAATTCACGAGCGCAAGTGGGAAATTGACTCCCTTTGCTACCCCATCCGCTTGGCCTACCACTACTGGAAAGAAACGAACGATAATAGTCCCTTTGATGACGAGTGGGTGAAAGCACAAGAAAATATCTACAAGACCTTTGTAGAGCAACAACGCAAAGGAAGTCCCGGCCCCTACAAATTTGAAAGAACGACCGCACGGGGTTCAGACACCTTGCAAGTGGATGGTTTAGGCTATCCTGTAAATCCTGTCGGATTGATCTGTTCAGCGTTCCGTCCCTCTGACGACAGTTCTATTTTCATGTTCTTGATTCCGTCCAACCTTTTTGCCATTACGAGCTTACGCCAGTCGGCAGAGATCCTCCGCAAGGTAAAAAACAATAGCGAGCTGGCCGGAAAAATGGAAGCTTTGGCTCAGGAAGTAGAAACGGCTGTGAACCGTTACGGCATCATCGACCATCCGGAACATGGCCGTGTTTATGCTTTTGAAGTAGATGGCTATGGCAGCTATTTAATGATGGACGATGCAAACGTACCATCGTTACTTGCACTACCTTATTTGGGAGCTGTAGATGTCAATGACGAGGTTTACCAGCGCACACGTAAATTTGTGCTATCCGAGAAAAATCCGTTTTTCTTTAAAGGAACAGCAGCAGAAGGTATCGGTGGCCCACATATAGGCCGCGACATGATTTGGCCTATGGCCATCATTATGCGTGCTTTTACGTCTACAGATGACAACGAAATCAGGACCTGTATCGAAACATTACGTAAAACACATGGTGATACCGGCTTTATGCACGAATCTTTTCATAAAGACGACCCTAAAAAATACACCCGTCACTGGTTTGCTTGGACTAATACATTATTTGGCGAATTGCTTTGGAAGACTTACAAAGAAAAGCCATCTTTGTTGAGCTAA